One window of Mangrovibacterium diazotrophicum genomic DNA carries:
- a CDS encoding YchJ family protein: protein MSNLCPCGSQKEAEQCCLPIIYGKRDAETALQLMRSRYTAFTRADGAYLMRSHHSATRPVKDRKNIENWARSVEWMGLVILGTKAGEAPDNTGYVEFRALYLEQGVLHEIHEKSLFKRENGKWVYHSGEHF from the coding sequence ATGAGTAATTTATGCCCGTGCGGCTCTCAAAAAGAGGCTGAACAATGTTGTTTGCCAATTATTTACGGGAAAAGAGATGCCGAAACAGCCCTGCAGCTGATGCGTTCGCGCTACACGGCCTTTACGAGAGCCGATGGAGCTTACCTGATGCGCAGTCATCACAGTGCAACACGGCCGGTAAAAGACCGGAAGAACATCGAAAACTGGGCTCGTTCGGTGGAGTGGATGGGGCTGGTGATTCTCGGTACAAAAGCAGGCGAAGCCCCCGACAATACTGGCTATGTCGAATTCCGGGCACTTTACCTGGAGCAAGGTGTCCTGCACGAGATTCATGAAAAATCGCTTTTCAAACGCGAAAACGGGAAGTGGGTTTATCACTCCGGTGAGCACTTCTAG
- the tal gene encoding transaldolase, protein MLTLLKSNRLHKLSGFCSVYMIELKNYTIMSLLDQLKTMTVVVADTGDFESMKKFTPRDATTNPSLIFAATGDAKYQHLIDQAVAYAKAKGGSKEEQLSLCMDKLSVNFGTEILKIVPLRVSTEVDARLSFDTEATVNKAHQLIKLYADEGIPKEKILIKIASTWEGIKAAEILEKEGIHCNLTLLFSMAQAIACAEAKVQLISPFVGRIYDWYKKDRGVDDIPVSEDPGVESVTEIYKYYKKYGYKTEVMGASFRKAGEITELAGCDLLTISPNLLKELAEMDGTLEQKLNADDLGGYDQPKISLDEKAFRWMMNEDAMATEKLAEGIRKFAADIIKLEEKISQKL, encoded by the coding sequence ATGTTAACTTTACTTAAAAGCAATCGATTGCATAAACTCTCTGGCTTCTGCTCTGTTTATATGATCGAACTTAAAAATTATACGATTATGAGTTTGCTTGATCAATTAAAAACAATGACTGTAGTAGTTGCCGATACTGGCGATTTTGAATCGATGAAAAAATTTACTCCGCGCGATGCCACGACAAACCCTTCGCTGATTTTTGCGGCAACCGGAGACGCCAAATACCAACACCTGATTGATCAGGCGGTGGCATATGCCAAGGCCAAAGGAGGCTCGAAGGAAGAGCAGCTGAGCCTTTGCATGGACAAATTATCTGTGAATTTTGGTACCGAAATATTGAAAATTGTTCCGCTACGTGTTTCGACAGAGGTGGATGCCCGTCTGTCGTTCGATACGGAAGCAACCGTGAACAAAGCACACCAATTGATCAAATTATATGCAGACGAAGGTATCCCAAAGGAGAAAATCCTGATTAAGATCGCTTCGACCTGGGAAGGTATTAAAGCAGCTGAAATCCTCGAAAAAGAAGGCATTCACTGTAACCTGACTTTGTTATTCAGCATGGCTCAAGCCATTGCCTGTGCCGAAGCAAAAGTACAGCTGATCTCTCCTTTCGTTGGACGTATTTACGACTGGTATAAAAAAGATCGTGGTGTTGATGATATTCCTGTCAGTGAAGATCCGGGCGTGGAATCGGTGACCGAAATTTATAAATACTACAAAAAATACGGCTATAAAACTGAAGTGATGGGTGCCAGCTTCCGTAAAGCGGGCGAAATCACGGAGCTTGCCGGTTGCGATTTGCTGACCATTTCGCCGAATCTGTTGAAAGAATTGGCTGAAATGGATGGTACATTGGAGCAAAAACTGAACGCTGATGATTTGGGTGGTTACGATCAACCGAAGATTTCGCTGGACGAAAAGGCATTCCGCTGGATGATGAATGAAGATGCTATGGCTACCGAAAAACTGGCCGAAGGTATTCGGAAATTTGCGGCTGACATTATTAAACTGGAAGAAAAAATCAGCCAGAAACTCTAA
- a CDS encoding TonB-dependent receptor, whose translation MLSTKEKSVHINIESNYYGSIAEIGGGQETARHLFQAGGASNTVAKTISAYDKSFSDHFYNNGQPSRYVAEDRVKKMVEYEYMELLKILDEKINQKFFAFANTVETLNYTKTNQGSGWLGIALEGTDRYNPNKIFIHVKLHERDTLLQQYSLGDLGINLIYGALFQWEDPRKILLQLLDNLDAERVEVDYIYVEGPDLTWVDNRILNLMLVSNNMTPAIMFDPQGNVQQPGDMLYKKNVLLMRGYFRPVNNLVIEFLENSLEVFKRDEDYKPDNTIAFCEISLNNLMHDRKVDESDFLHRVDLLNMVGQSVMVSNFSRYFELVNYFGQFKMIKLRVIMGMPTFDLILDESLYPDLRGGLLESVGKLFHNNVKLYLFPYIDTKSGRVISPDTDHFEGSKKLLWQYLNETKKILMLELKSEDLIKQTTEQLRDLIRNGDPRLKSLLPEKVYSHIQENKLFDYNCNNSQQTDLI comes from the coding sequence ATGCTTAGTACGAAAGAAAAATCAGTACACATTAATATTGAATCAAATTATTATGGCTCAATCGCTGAAATCGGGGGCGGACAGGAAACAGCCCGACACCTTTTTCAGGCTGGTGGGGCATCAAATACGGTTGCCAAAACCATTTCCGCTTACGATAAAAGCTTTAGCGACCATTTTTATAACAATGGTCAGCCATCCCGTTACGTGGCCGAGGATCGTGTGAAAAAGATGGTGGAATACGAGTATATGGAATTGCTGAAAATTCTGGATGAAAAGATCAACCAGAAATTCTTCGCTTTCGCCAATACCGTTGAAACCCTTAATTACACGAAGACAAATCAGGGAAGTGGCTGGTTGGGAATTGCACTTGAAGGAACTGATCGATACAATCCCAATAAAATATTCATTCACGTTAAACTGCATGAACGCGACACTTTGTTACAGCAATATTCTCTGGGAGACCTGGGGATTAACCTGATTTACGGTGCGCTGTTTCAATGGGAAGATCCCCGAAAAATCCTACTGCAATTGCTTGATAACCTGGATGCCGAAAGGGTAGAGGTTGACTACATTTACGTAGAAGGTCCGGATTTAACCTGGGTCGATAACCGCATTCTGAACCTGATGTTGGTCAGCAACAATATGACACCGGCGATCATGTTCGATCCGCAGGGAAACGTGCAGCAACCCGGCGATATGCTCTACAAGAAGAATGTGCTGCTAATGCGCGGCTATTTCCGGCCGGTAAACAACCTGGTGATCGAATTCCTGGAGAATAGTCTGGAAGTATTTAAGCGCGACGAGGATTACAAACCCGATAACACCATCGCATTCTGCGAAATATCGCTCAACAACCTGATGCACGACCGTAAAGTTGACGAATCGGATTTTCTGCACCGCGTCGATCTGCTGAACATGGTCGGACAAAGTGTAATGGTTTCGAATTTCAGCCGCTATTTCGAATTGGTGAATTATTTCGGGCAGTTTAAAATGATCAAATTGCGTGTGATCATGGGGATGCCAACCTTCGACCTGATTCTGGATGAATCACTCTATCCCGATTTGCGGGGAGGCTTGCTGGAATCGGTCGGTAAACTGTTCCACAACAACGTAAAACTGTACTTATTCCCCTACATCGATACCAAAAGCGGGCGGGTCATTTCTCCGGATACCGATCACTTTGAAGGATCCAAAAAACTACTTTGGCAGTACCTGAATGAAACCAAAAAAATATTGATGCTTGAACTCAAATCGGAAGATCTGATCAAGCAAACAACAGAACAACTTCGTGATTTGATTCGAAACGGCGATCCCCGGTTAAAAAGCTTGCTGCCGGAAAAGGTTTATTCTCACATCCAAGAAAACAAGCTGTTCGACTACAATTGCAATAACAGTCAACAAACAGATTTAATCTGA
- a CDS encoding helix-turn-helix domain-containing protein translates to METNKELELAWNFVNLTDRNIFLTGKAGTGKTTFLKRLKSLGWKRSVVVAPTGVAAINAGGVTIHSFFQLAFGPILPVPEGAEEGKEHNSHKFTKRKIDIIRSLDLLIIDEISMVRADLLDGIDRVLRKYRNRFQPFGGVQLLMIGDLQQLAPVVRNDEWSLLRSHYNSLFFFGSKAFQQAQVISIELKKIFRQSDDAFIQILNEIREDKLTSQSLEILNRRYQPGFSPKKEEGYIHLTTHNSVADEVNGREMDKLTASPHEFKAEVEGVFPEHAYPTAEKLVLKEGAQVMFVKNDSSQDKLYFNGKIGTVEAFEEDLIIVRCPGDFAAIPVDKELWNNVKYVLNEDTKELEEKIEGSFLQYPLRPAWAITIHKSQGLTFERAIIDAQAAFAHGQTYVALSRCKSMEGLVLSSPLSDKAVICDREVNGFNSRMADNQPEQKDLQQSQKAYQLALLEELFNFKTYEYQVRQAVKIFSENAGSVLGTIGEKLTAISSQCTNELIPLSAKFMRQVHSLASRADDVEHNTELQERLKKASHYFYDKLKKEWQQALDEASFETDNHALKKDIRERLNKMNEILYVKLACWQLCQNGLNVQEYLPARAKALLSVPKQEREATASQGGVGSRHPELYRRLSVWRREMAEERDLLVYQVLTTKALVSIVNELPITPKGLLEIKGVGKKTVKQYGSDILKLIADYARDSKLNIEVQTQLETETQKPKQPSHEISYQLFLEGQSVDRIATERNMAVSTIEGHLAHYIETGELELSRLIDPQKIDKIENYMLEHPDSSLTEARTALDNEFSFGELRMVQAWLKHSEK, encoded by the coding sequence ATGGAAACCAACAAAGAACTGGAACTAGCCTGGAACTTCGTCAACTTGACCGACCGGAACATCTTTCTGACCGGGAAGGCGGGAACGGGAAAAACAACCTTCCTGAAACGTCTGAAATCACTGGGTTGGAAACGTTCGGTTGTTGTGGCTCCAACGGGTGTGGCCGCAATCAATGCCGGCGGGGTGACCATTCACTCCTTTTTCCAGCTGGCTTTTGGGCCCATTTTACCGGTTCCGGAAGGCGCTGAAGAAGGGAAAGAACACAACAGTCACAAGTTTACCAAGCGCAAAATTGATATCATCCGCTCACTCGACCTGCTGATCATTGACGAAATCAGTATGGTGCGTGCCGATTTGTTGGACGGCATCGACCGAGTGCTGCGGAAATACCGCAACCGATTTCAGCCTTTTGGAGGCGTGCAACTCCTCATGATTGGCGACCTGCAGCAGCTGGCTCCGGTTGTCCGCAACGATGAGTGGAGCCTGTTGCGATCACACTACAACAGCCTGTTCTTCTTTGGCAGCAAAGCCTTTCAGCAGGCGCAGGTTATCAGCATCGAGTTAAAGAAAATCTTCAGGCAGTCGGATGATGCCTTTATTCAAATTCTGAATGAGATTCGCGAAGATAAGCTTACATCGCAATCGCTCGAAATTCTGAACAGGCGCTACCAGCCCGGCTTCAGCCCGAAAAAGGAAGAAGGTTATATTCACCTCACGACCCACAATTCTGTTGCCGACGAGGTCAATGGCCGCGAAATGGACAAGCTGACTGCTTCGCCACACGAATTTAAGGCCGAAGTTGAAGGTGTTTTTCCGGAGCATGCCTACCCGACTGCTGAAAAGCTGGTGCTGAAAGAAGGTGCACAGGTGATGTTCGTGAAAAACGACAGCTCGCAGGACAAGCTTTATTTCAACGGCAAAATCGGCACGGTGGAAGCTTTTGAGGAAGATCTGATCATTGTGCGTTGTCCGGGTGATTTTGCGGCCATTCCGGTGGATAAGGAGCTTTGGAACAATGTGAAATATGTGCTGAATGAAGATACGAAAGAGCTGGAGGAAAAAATTGAAGGCTCTTTTCTGCAATACCCGCTGAGACCTGCCTGGGCCATTACCATCCACAAAAGCCAGGGATTGACATTTGAGCGGGCTATTATTGATGCACAAGCTGCTTTTGCGCACGGACAAACCTATGTCGCCCTGAGTCGCTGCAAAAGCATGGAGGGGCTGGTATTGAGCAGTCCACTATCAGATAAGGCCGTGATTTGCGACCGCGAAGTGAATGGTTTCAATAGCCGCATGGCCGACAATCAGCCCGAACAAAAAGACCTGCAACAATCGCAAAAGGCCTATCAGCTTGCTTTGCTGGAAGAATTGTTCAACTTTAAAACCTATGAATACCAGGTTCGGCAAGCAGTGAAGATTTTCAGTGAGAATGCGGGATCGGTGCTTGGAACAATTGGCGAAAAGCTGACAGCAATCTCGTCGCAGTGTACGAATGAGTTGATTCCGCTGTCGGCCAAGTTCATGCGTCAGGTGCACAGTCTGGCATCGCGAGCTGACGATGTGGAGCATAATACGGAACTGCAGGAACGCCTCAAAAAGGCCAGCCATTATTTCTATGACAAGCTCAAAAAAGAATGGCAGCAAGCGCTTGACGAGGCTTCGTTTGAAACCGACAACCATGCCCTAAAAAAAGACATCCGGGAACGGCTGAACAAGATGAATGAAATTCTGTATGTCAAACTGGCTTGCTGGCAATTGTGCCAGAACGGTTTGAATGTGCAGGAATACCTGCCAGCCCGTGCGAAGGCCTTGCTGAGTGTGCCAAAGCAGGAACGGGAAGCTACAGCGAGTCAAGGCGGAGTCGGTAGCAGGCATCCCGAACTGTACCGGAGACTTTCGGTTTGGCGGCGTGAGATGGCCGAAGAGCGGGATTTGCTCGTTTACCAGGTTCTCACGACCAAAGCGTTGGTTTCGATTGTAAACGAATTACCGATCACACCCAAAGGATTATTGGAAATTAAGGGGGTCGGTAAGAAAACCGTGAAACAATATGGCAGCGATATTCTGAAACTTATTGCCGATTATGCCCGCGACAGCAAACTCAATATTGAGGTTCAGACGCAACTGGAAACAGAAACGCAAAAGCCGAAGCAGCCGTCGCACGAAATAAGCTACCAGCTTTTCCTCGAAGGACAAAGCGTTGACCGCATTGCCACCGAGCGCAATATGGCCGTTAGTACCATCGAGGGACATCTCGCTCACTACATCGAAACCGGAGAGCTGGAACTGAGTCGATTGATCGATCCCCAAAAGATTGACAAAATTGAAAACTATATGCTCGAACATCCCGATAGCAGCCTGACCGAAGCCAGAACCGCGCTGGACAATGAATTCAGCTTTGGGGAACTGCGCATGGTTCAGGCCTGGCTAAAACATTCAGAGAAATAA